Proteins from a genomic interval of Helicobacter pylori Shi112:
- a CDS encoding ribonuclease J → MTDNNHYENNENSSENSKAHHEARAGAFERFTNRKKRFRENAQKNVESSNHEVLSHHKKEHHPNKKPNHHHKAKHTPQKTRNYAQEELDNNKVEGVTEILHVNERGTLGFHKELKKGVEANNKIQVEHLNPHYKMNLNSKASVKITPLGGLGEIGGNMMVIETPKSAIVIDAGMSFPKEGLFGVDILIPDFSYLHQIKDKIAGIIITHAHEDHIGATPYLFKELQFPLYGTPLSLGLIGSKFDEHGLKKYRSYFKIVEKRCPISVGEFIIEWIHITHSIIDSSALAIQTKAGTIIHTGDFKIDHTPVDNLPTDLYRLAHYGEKGVMLLLSDSTNSHKSGTTPSESTIAPAFDTLFKEAQGRVIMSTFSSNIHRVYQAIQYGIKYNRKIAVIGRSMEKNLDIARELGYIHLPYQSFIEANEVAKYPDNEVLIVTTGSQGETMSALYRMATDEHRHISIKPNDLVIISAKAIPGNEASVSAVLNFLIKKEAKVAYQEFDNIHVSGHAAQEEQKLMLRLIKPKFFLPVHGEYNHVARHKQTAISCGVPEKNIYLMEDGDQVEVGPAFIKKVGTIKSGKSYVDNQSNLSIDTSIVQQREEVASAGVFAATIFVNKNKQALLESSQFSSLGLVGFKDEKHLTKEIQGGLELLLKSSNAEILNSPKKLEDHTRNFIRKALFKKFRKYPAIICHVHAT, encoded by the coding sequence ATGACTGATAACAACCATTATGAAAACAATGAAAACAGCAGTGAAAATTCAAAAGCTCATCATGAGGCGCGAGCCGGAGCGTTTGAGCGATTCACCAACCGCAAAAAGCGTTTTAGAGAAAACGCGCAAAAAAACGTAGAGTCTTCAAACCATGAAGTGCTTTCACACCATAAAAAAGAGCACCACCCCAACAAAAAACCAAACCACCACCACAAAGCCAAACACACCCCCCAAAAGACCAGAAATTACGCCCAAGAAGAATTGGATAACAACAAAGTAGAGGGCGTTACGGAAATTTTGCATGTGAATGAGAGAGGGACTTTAGGCTTTCATAAGGAGCTCAAAAAGGGCGTTGAAGCTAATAACAAGATCCAGGTGGAGCATTTAAACCCGCATTATAAGATGAATCTAAACTCTAAAGCGAGCGTTAAAATCACGCCTTTAGGGGGATTGGGCGAAATTGGGGGGAACATGATGGTCATTGAAACCCCAAAAAGCGCGATCGTGATTGATGCGGGCATGAGCTTCCCTAAAGAAGGGCTCTTTGGCGTGGATATTTTAATCCCGGATTTTTCCTACTTGCACCAAATCAAGGACAAAATCGCTGGCATTATCATCACCCATGCCCATGAAGATCACATAGGGGCCACGCCTTATTTGTTTAAAGAGTTGCAATTCCCCCTTTATGGCACGCCCTTGAGTTTGGGGCTGATTGGGAGCAAGTTTGATGAACATGGTTTGAAAAAATACCGCTCGTATTTTAAAATCGTAGAAAAGCGTTGCCCCATTAGCGTGGGCGAATTTATCATTGAATGGATCCACATTACGCATTCTATTATTGACAGCAGCGCTTTAGCGATCCAAACTAAAGCCGGAACCATCATCCACACCGGCGATTTTAAAATCGATCACACCCCAGTGGATAATCTGCCCACTGATTTGTATCGTTTAGCGCACTATGGCGAAAAGGGGGTGATGCTTCTTTTAAGCGATTCCACTAATTCCCATAAATCCGGGACCACACCGAGTGAAAGCACCATAGCGCCGGCTTTTGATACGCTTTTTAAAGAAGCGCAAGGGAGAGTGATTATGAGCACATTCTCTAGCAATATCCACCGGGTGTATCAAGCCATACAATACGGCATTAAATACAACCGCAAGATCGCTGTGATCGGGCGCTCTATGGAAAAAAACCTAGACATCGCCAGAGAATTAGGCTATATCCATTTGCCTTATCAGTCTTTTATTGAAGCCAATGAAGTCGCTAAATACCCGGATAATGAAGTTTTAATCGTAACGACCGGCTCACAAGGCGAAACCATGAGCGCGCTTTATCGCATGGCGACTGATGAACACCGCCACATTTCTATCAAACCCAACGATTTAGTCATCATCTCCGCTAAAGCCATTCCTGGCAATGAAGCGAGCGTTTCAGCGGTATTGAATTTCTTAATCAAAAAAGAAGCTAAAGTGGCTTATCAAGAATTTGACAATATCCATGTGAGCGGGCATGCCGCCCAAGAAGAGCAAAAGCTCATGTTGAGACTCATCAAGCCTAAGTTTTTCTTACCCGTGCATGGGGAATATAACCATGTCGCGCGCCACAAGCAAACCGCTATTTCTTGTGGGGTGCCTGAAAAAAATATCTATTTAATGGAAGATGGCGATCAAGTGGAAGTTGGCCCTGCGTTCATTAAAAAAGTAGGCACGATTAAAAGCGGTAAAAGCTATGTGGATAACCAAAGCAATTTGAGTATTGACACAAGCATTGTGCAACAAAGAGAAGAAGTCGCTAGCGCTGGGGTGTTTGCCGCTACGATTTTTGTGAATAAAAACAAACAAGCGCTTTTAGAAAGCTCTCAATTTTCTAGTTTAGGACTTGTGGGCTTTAAAGATGAAAAGCATTTGACAAAAGAAATTCAAGGGGGATTGGAGTTGTTATTGAAATCCAGCAACGCCGAAATTTTGAATAGCCCTAAGAAATTAGAAGATCACACCCGTAATTTCATCAGAAAAGCGCTCTTTAAAAAGTTTAGAAAATACCCGGCTATTATTTGTCATGTCCATGCCACTTGA
- a CDS encoding restriction endonuclease subunit S: MLPLILPLNWQRVRLGDIFFITAGGDLSKPHYSNTKQSDFNYPIYSNAIEKKGLCGYSSFFIIKNKSITITARGTIGVAFFRDYPYVPIGRLLVLQPKISNIDCRFYAEYINSKVKFNTEQTTIPQLTIPKVALCEIPLPPLNEQIAIANILSALDRYLYALDALILKKEGVKKALSFELLSQRKRLKGFNQAWQRVRLGDIANYLTSNLSVEQITQQGKIKVYDVNNFIGYTDTTFISDKPYISIVKDGSVGRVRILPPKTNILSTMGALIANHRTTTEFLFYLLSNFDFKNFTSGSIIPHIYFKDYKEKTIFLPPLNEQIAIANILSALDNEITSLKNKKRQFENIKKALNHDLMSAKIRVLKK; the protein is encoded by the coding sequence ATGCTCCCATTAATACTGCCCTTAAATTGGCAAAGAGTGAGGCTTGGGGATATATTTTTCATTACGGCTGGAGGCGATTTATCTAAGCCACATTATTCAAATACAAAACAAAGTGATTTTAATTACCCCATTTATTCAAATGCGATTGAAAAAAAAGGTTTATGTGGATATTCATCTTTTTTTATTATTAAAAATAAGAGCATAACAATAACGGCTAGAGGAACAATAGGTGTTGCTTTTTTTAGAGACTATCCTTATGTCCCTATCGGTAGGCTTTTAGTCTTACAGCCAAAAATTAGTAATATTGATTGTAGGTTTTATGCGGAATATATCAATTCAAAAGTAAAATTTAACACCGAGCAAACTACTATTCCACAATTAACAATCCCAAAAGTTGCACTATGTGAAATCCCCCTACCCCCTCTAAACGAACAAATCGCTATCGCTAACATTTTAAGCGCTTTGGATCGTTATCTTTATGCATTAGACGCTCTCATTCTTAAAAAAGAGGGCGTTAAAAAAGCTTTAAGTTTTGAACTATTGAGCCAAAGAAAACGCTTGAAAGGCTTTAATCAAGCTTGGCAAAGAGTGAGGCTTGGGGATATTGCCAACTATTTAACATCAAATTTAAGTGTAGAACAAATCACGCAACAAGGAAAAATTAAAGTCTATGATGTGAATAATTTCATAGGCTATACAGATACAACTTTCATTAGTGATAAGCCTTATATTTCTATTGTCAAAGATGGAAGTGTAGGCAGAGTAAGGATTTTGCCACCTAAAACAAATATTTTATCTACTATGGGAGCGTTAATTGCTAATCATAGAACAACAACAGAGTTTTTATTTTATTTGTTATCTAATTTTGATTTTAAAAATTTCACAAGCGGTAGCATAATACCGCATATTTATTTCAAAGATTATAAAGAAAAGACTATTTTTTTACCCCCCCTAAACGAACAAATCGCTATCGCTAACATTTTAAGCGCTTTGGATAATGAGATCACCAGCCTTAAAAACAAAAAACGCCAATTTGAAAACATCAAAAAAGCTTTAAACCACGATTTAATGAGCGCTAAAATCAGGGTTTTAAAAAAATAA
- the purU gene encoding formyltetrahydrofolate deformylase: MLEFILKIQARDSKGLVSAISTTIANKGYNIVKNDEFVDSLKQRFFMRLKIQKEIKPLNTGIKEQEERSLKTALFKALENFNELLIEVILTHKKNIILLATKESHCLGDLLLRVYGGELSAQILGVISNHEILRPLVEKFDIPYFYAPCDNQALHEKEVLAIIKNLELKHKVSADLLVLAKYMRILSHDFTKRYENQILNIHHSFLPAFIGANPYQQAFERGVKVIGATAHFVNESLDAGPIIIQDTLPINHNYSVEKMRLAGKDIEKLVLARALKLVLEDRVFVHENKTVVF, from the coding sequence ATGTTAGAATTTATTTTAAAAATTCAAGCTAGAGATTCTAAAGGCTTGGTGAGCGCGATTAGCACCACTATCGCTAACAAGGGCTATAATATCGTTAAAAACGATGAATTTGTTGATTCCTTAAAACAGCGCTTTTTCATGCGGCTAAAAATCCAAAAAGAAATTAAGCCCTTGAATACTGGAATTAAAGAGCAAGAAGAGCGATCCTTAAAAACCGCTCTTTTTAAAGCCCTAGAAAACTTTAACGAACTATTGATTGAAGTCATTTTAACGCATAAAAAAAACATCATTTTGCTCGCTACTAAAGAGAGCCATTGCTTAGGGGATTTGCTTTTAAGGGTGTATGGAGGGGAATTGAGTGCTCAAATTTTAGGCGTTATTTCCAACCACGAGATTTTACGCCCTTTAGTGGAAAAATTTGACATCCCTTATTTTTATGCGCCTTGTGATAATCAAGCTTTGCATGAAAAAGAAGTTTTAGCAATCATTAAAAACCTGGAATTAAAACACAAAGTGAGCGCGGATTTGCTCGTTTTAGCCAAATACATGCGCATTTTAAGCCATGATTTTACGAAGCGCTATGAAAACCAGATTCTCAATATCCATCATAGTTTCTTGCCCGCATTCATCGGGGCTAACCCTTATCAGCAAGCGTTTGAAAGGGGCGTGAAAGTCATCGGGGCCACGGCGCATTTTGTGAATGAAAGCCTTGATGCCGGGCCGATTATCATACAAGACACTCTGCCCATTAACCACAATTACAGCGTGGAAAAAATGCGCCTAGCGGGTAAGGATATAGAAAAACTGGTTTTGGCTAGGGCTTTAAAACTGGTTTTAGAAGATCGAGTGTTTGTGCATGAAAACAAAACGGTGGTGTTTTGA
- the rsmA gene encoding 16S rRNA (adenine(1518)-N(6)/adenine(1519)-N(6))-dimethyltransferase RsmA has product MVVAKKSLGQHFLTDESFLDRIVNALPPLNPLKLIEIGVGLGDLTLKLLDRYPLKTYEIDSSLCEKMRSKLKAQKKPFALELVEKDALFLKEEEPYFLISNLPYYIATRLVLNALKDPKCRGLLVMTQKEVALKFCAKDSQNALSVLTQAIGDATLLFDVPPSVFSPPPKVFSSVFEVIKEPLKEKALASLLQAPFFEEALQKGFETLEDFLKACFSSPRKTLSNNLKKSVSYREKLDKVLDFLALENQPTSVRASEIKDYLKLLEYLLKG; this is encoded by the coding sequence ATGGTAGTAGCTAAAAAGTCTTTAGGACAGCATTTTTTAACAGACGAGTCGTTTTTAGACAGAATTGTTAATGCTTTGCCCCCCTTAAACCCATTGAAATTAATTGAAATTGGCGTGGGGTTAGGGGATTTGACTCTTAAGTTGTTGGATCGCTATCCTTTAAAGACTTATGAGATAGATAGCAGTTTGTGCGAAAAAATGCGATCAAAACTAAAGGCGCAAAAAAAGCCTTTTGCATTAGAATTAGTGGAAAAAGACGCTCTTTTTTTAAAAGAAGAAGAGCCTTATTTTTTGATCTCTAATTTGCCTTATTATATCGCTACCAGGCTTGTTTTAAACGCGCTCAAAGACCCTAAATGCAGGGGTTTATTGGTGATGACGCAAAAGGAAGTGGCGCTCAAATTTTGCGCTAAAGATTCACAGAACGCCTTAAGCGTTTTAACTCAAGCAATAGGGGATGCTACCCTTTTGTTTGATGTGCCGCCTAGCGTGTTTAGCCCGCCTCCAAAGGTGTTTTCTAGCGTGTTTGAAGTGATTAAAGAGCCGCTGAAAGAAAAGGCGTTAGCTTCATTACTCCAAGCACCATTTTTTGAAGAAGCCCTACAAAAAGGGTTTGAAACATTAGAAGATTTTTTGAAAGCCTGTTTCTCATCTCCCAGGAAGACGCTTTCAAACAATCTTAAAAAAAGCGTTTCTTATAGAGAAAAGCTTGATAAGGTGTTAGATTTTTTAGCGTTAGAAAACCAACCAACAAGCGTGAGGGCGTCTGAGATAAAAGATTATCTCAAGCTCTTAGAATACCTTTTAAAAGGCTAA
- a CDS encoding KpsF/GutQ family sugar-phosphate isomerase, with protein MSMPLDYNAIAAQVLRDEASALLESVKQFQKPNDLEAIVRLILKSQEKGGKLVIVGVGKSALVAQKIVASMLSTGNKSAFLHPTEAMHGDLGMVEKNDVVLMISYGGESLELLNLVSHLKRLSHKIITFTKSPTSSLSKLGDYYLSLKIQKEACPINTAPTTSTTLTLALGDVLMACLMRAKNFSQEDFASFHPGGLLGKKLFVKVKDLLQTTNLPLIAPSTSFKDALIEMSEKRLGSAILVNEANELVGILSDGDVRRALLKGLNLKSEVKRFATLKPKSFKNLDALLLEALEFLERHKIQLLVCVDDHNKVLGVLHLHQLLELGLKA; from the coding sequence ATGTCCATGCCACTTGATTACAACGCTATCGCCGCGCAAGTCTTAAGAGATGAAGCGAGCGCGCTTTTAGAAAGCGTTAAGCAATTCCAAAAACCTAACGATTTAGAAGCGATTGTTAGGCTCATTTTAAAAAGCCAAGAAAAAGGGGGTAAGCTTGTGATAGTGGGCGTGGGTAAGAGCGCTTTAGTGGCGCAAAAAATCGTTGCTTCTATGCTAAGCACCGGTAACAAAAGCGCGTTTTTACACCCCACAGAAGCCATGCATGGGGATTTGGGCATGGTGGAAAAAAACGATGTGGTTTTAATGATTAGCTATGGGGGCGAGTCTTTAGAATTATTGAATCTGGTGAGCCATTTAAAACGCTTGAGCCATAAAATCATCACTTTCACTAAAAGCCCCACCAGCTCGCTTTCTAAACTCGGCGATTATTATTTGAGCTTGAAAATTCAAAAAGAAGCTTGTCCGATTAACACCGCTCCAACGACTTCCACCACCCTAACTCTAGCGTTAGGCGATGTTTTAATGGCATGCTTGATGCGAGCGAAAAACTTTAGCCAAGAAGATTTTGCCTCCTTTCATCCGGGCGGGCTTTTAGGCAAAAAACTTTTTGTCAAGGTTAAAGACTTGCTGCAAACCACGAACCTCCCCTTAATCGCTCCTAGCACAAGCTTTAAAGACGCGCTCATAGAAATGAGTGAAAAACGACTAGGCAGCGCGATTTTAGTCAATGAGGCTAACGAGCTTGTGGGGATTTTGAGCGATGGCGATGTCCGTAGGGCGCTATTAAAAGGGCTTAACTTAAAGAGCGAAGTGAAGCGTTTTGCCACTTTAAAACCTAAAAGCTTTAAGAATTTAGACGCTCTTCTTTTAGAAGCGTTGGAATTTTTAGAGCGCCATAAGATCCAGCTTTTAGTGTGCGTGGATGATCACAATAAGGTTTTAGGGGTCTTGCACTTGCACCAACTTTTAGAATTAGGGCTTAAAGCATGA